From Caretta caretta isolate rCarCar2 chromosome 9, rCarCar1.hap1, whole genome shotgun sequence, one genomic window encodes:
- the LOC142073293 gene encoding uncharacterized protein LOC142073293, whose protein sequence is MQSSSAQVTMMESQNRKRAPAWTEREVRDLIAVWGEESVLSELRSSFRNAKTFVKISQGMKNRGHNRDPKQCRVKLKELRQAYQKTREANSRSGSEPQTCRFYDELHAILGGSATTTPAVLFDSFNGDGGNTEAGFGDEEDDSSQQASGETAFPDSQELFLTLDLEPVPPEPTQGCLLDPAGGEGTSAACVSMTTGSSPSQRLVKLRKKKKRPHDEMFSELMLSSHTDRAQTNAWRQIMSECRKAQNDREERWRAEESKWRAEESKWRAEDRAEAQMWRQRDERRQDSMLRLLQDQTSMLQCMVELQQRQLEHRLPLQPLCNQPPSSPSSIASTPRRQRTRWGGLRPTSHSTTEDCPKKEGCHSINFKVVNF, encoded by the exons atgcagagctcatcagcacaggtgaccatgatggagtcccagaatcgcaaaagagctccagcatggaccgaacgggaggtacgggatctgatcgctgtttggggagaggaatccgtgctatcagaactccgttccagttttcgaaatgccaaaacctttgtgaaaatctcccagggcatgaagaacagaggccataacagggacccgaagcagtgccgcgtgaaactgaaggagctgaggcaagcctaccagaaaaccagagaggcgaacagccgctctgggtcagagccccaaacatgccgcttctatgatgagctgcatgccattttagggggttcagccaccactaccccagccgtgttgtttgactccttcaatggagatggaggcaatacggaagcaggttttggggacgaagaagatgatagctcacagcaagcaagcggagaaaccgcttttcccgacagccaggaactgtttctcaccctagacctggagccagtaccccccgaacccacccaaggctgcctcctggacccagcaggcggagaagggacctctg ctgcatgtgtttcaatgaccacaggatcttctccttcccagaggctagtgaagcttagaaaaaaaaaaaaacgccctcatgatgaaatgttctccgagctcatgctgtcctcccacactgacagagcacagacgaatgcgtggaggcaaataatgtcagagtgcaggaaagcacaaaatgaccgggaggagaggtggcgggctgaagagagtaagtggcgggctgaagagagtaagtggcgggctgaagacagggctgaagctcaaatgtggcggcagcgtgatgagaggaggcaggattcaatgctgaggctgctgcaggaccaaaccagtatgctccagtgtatggttgagctgcagcaaaggcagctggagcacagactgccactgcagcccctatgtaaccaaccgccctcctccccaagttccatagcctccacacccagacgccaaagaacgcggtgggggggcctccggccaaccagccactccaccacagaggattgcccaaaaaaagaaggctgtcattcaataaattttaaagttgtaaacttttaa